The Anopheles merus strain MAF chromosome 2L, AmerM5.1, whole genome shotgun sequence genome has a segment encoding these proteins:
- the LOC121593548 gene encoding uncharacterized protein LOC121593548 produces MMNERAVQDASCVVVETQQQLGETSSISPERRVSVVEDAANKDESASQPAGLPRDLEVRRKRLEIRRKQFELEKVQKELELELCELELEEEISDRGSHVSDFVRKTEVWMQKTNDIGTNLMVHHDGECIGHSPSTTVKHNSATTGATQLAAEATPTSSREECTMADASRCHQPSSPAMSSFPPDYDRTLAEDQAAAMEREYAQWRRAVEDSIKTHRTKHFGQPNQVGAMAMAAPYGVNSTLKPTPANQNAVMGNLLTPSQKAARDSTPKELPVFSGSVEQWPLFIAVYERSTKACGFTDDENLIRLQQALRGPALESVDHVLLLPDGLKEVLDILRTEYGRPDLIVDNLVDKVRRLPPVRAERLDTLANFGKAVRKLCATIKASGLEDYNCNVALLKELVAKLPAERRLEWARYKVKLPRKTIEEFGKWFTEIAVAASTEVNPFEKYTQHTETTRSQPARRPLTNHHHLNVHRTTTCALCHDTCRTLVDCARFHELTIQERRVYINEHRRCHICLGTHRGPCFVRSPCGMDGCQAKHHQLLHVECDTTQRSGSTQHALNTHVSTKPNSLFRYIPITIYGGKKDVNTYAFLDEGSSATFIDRRLIDELGIEGIPHPLCLKRTGDTTREEANSLMVSLRVSGVYRGAPTYDLQKVHTVNELSLPAQTLPLEELAQKYSHLRGLPIASYVGVKPRILIGMDNIHLGKPSRCAEGSFDEPIAAKTRLGWTVFGPCATPTTMKYCSPR; encoded by the exons ATGATGAACGAAAGAGCAGTACAGGACGCAAGctgtgtggtggtggagacgcagcagcagctaggtGAAACGTCCAGCATCTCCCCGGAGAGGCGCGTGAGCGTCGTGGAAGATGCTGCAAACAAAGACGAGTCAGCCTCGCAGCCCGCGGGACTACCCCGCGACCTGGAGGTGAGGAGGAAGCGGCTTGAGATCCGCAGGAAACAGTTTGAGCTCGAGAAGGTTCAGAAGGAGCTCGAACTGGAACTATGTGAACTGGAACTCGAGGAAGAGATTTCAGATCGAGGCAGCCATGTAAGCGATTTTGTGCGGAAAACAGAAGTCTGGATGCAAAAGACGAATGATATTGGAACAAACTTGATGGTTCATCACGATGGCGAATGCATCGGTCATTCACCTTCGACCACAGTGAAACATAACTCGGCAACAACGGGCGCTACGCAGTTAGCCGCTGAAGCAACACCAACGTCATCACGAGAGGAATGCACGATGGCGGACGCAAGCCGGTGTCATCAACCATCGTCCCCAGCAATGTCCAGCTTCCCCCCGGATTACGACCGGACCTTGGCAGAAGACCAAGCCGCTGCCATGGAACGGGAATATGCACAGTGGAGACGCGCGGTGGAAGACTCCATCAAAACGCACCGTACCAAGCACTTTGGCCAGCCAAACCAGGTTGGCGCGATGGCGATGGCGGCACCATACGGCGTCAACTCGACGTTGAAGCCGACACCCGCGAATCAAAATGCCGTAATGGGGAACCTTTTGACGCCAAGTCAAAAGGCCGCGCGGGATAGCACACCCAAGGAGCTCCCTGTGTTCTCAGGGTCTGTGGAGCAGTGGCCGCTGTTCATAGCCGTTTATGAACGATCCACCAAGGCTTGTGGTTTCACTGATGACGAAAATCTCATCCGACTCCAGCAGGCGCTACGTGGACCTGCATTAGAGTCCGTGGATCACGTGCTTCTACTCCCGGACGGTCTAAAGGAAGTTTTAGACATTCTGCGGACAGAGTATGGTCGTCCCGACCTGATAGTGGACAACCTCGTCGATAAGGTGAGAAGGTTACCACCAGTCAGAGCCGAAAGGCTTGATACCTTGGCGAACTTTGGCAAGGCAGTACGCAAGTTGTGCGCCACAATAAAAGCGTCCGGTCTAGAAGATTATAATTGCAATGTTGCGTTGCTTAAGGAGTTAGTTGCAAAATTACCGGCCGAGAGACGCCTGGAATGGGCACGCTATAAGGTGAAGTTACCGAGGAAGACCATAGAAGAATTCGGCAAGTGGTTTACTGAAATTGCGGTGGCCGCGAGTACCGAGGTTAACCCGTTCGAAAAATACACGCAACACACCGAAACGACGCGATCACAACCGGCGCGCCGACCACTTactaaccaccaccacctaaaCGTTCACCGTACCACTACATGTGCGCTTTGCCACGATACATGTCGCACACTCGTAGATTGCGCAAGGTTTCACGAGCTAACGATCCAGGAACGTCGAGTTTATATTAACGAACATCGTCGGTGCCATATATGTCTCGGAACACACCGAGGTCCGTGTTTCGTCCGATCTCCTTGCGGCATGGACGGATGCCAGGCGAAACACCACCAACTGCTTCACGTTGAATGTGACACTACACAACGCAGCGGCAGCACACAACACGCACTGAACACTCACGTTAGCACTAAACCGAATTCACTCTTTCGTTACATACCTATCACAATATACGGCGGGAAGAAGGATGTCAACACTTACGCCTTCTTAGACGAAGGCTCCTCGGCGACGTTTATTGATCGAAGGTTGATCGACGAACTTGGCATTGAGGGCATTCCACATCCATTGTGCCTGAAAAGGACTGGTGACACTACACGCGAGGAGGCCAATTCGTTAATGGTGTCGCTGCGGGTATCAGGTGTCTACAGGGGAGCTCCAACATACGATCTTCAAAAGGTGCACACAGTGAATGAGTTATCACTTCCAGCACAAACGCTACCGCTCGAGGAACTGGCCCAGAAATACTCACACCTAAGGGGCCTGCCGATAGCTTCTTATGTTGGAGTGAAGCCACGAATCCTGATTGGTATGGACAATATCCACCTGGGAAAACCGTCACGGTGCGCTGAAGGGAGCTTTGACGAACCAATCGCCGCAAAGACGAGACTTGGATGGACTGTGTTTGGTCCATGTGCTACACCGACAACC ATGAAATACTGCTCACCACGATGA